The Pan paniscus chromosome 1, NHGRI_mPanPan1-v2.0_pri, whole genome shotgun sequence genome has a segment encoding these proteins:
- the ZBTB17 gene encoding zinc finger and BTB domain-containing protein 17 isoform X5, with translation MMCWPWPLSSKCRTSSRPAMPSSHLLSRLPALGEMRRPWPQKVCPVPSPGGDKRAKEEKAATSTLSRLEQAGRSTPIGPSRDLKEERGGQAQSAASGAEQTEKADAPREPPPVELKPDPTSGMAAAEAEAALSESSEQEMELEPARKGEEGEEEQEEQEEEGAGPAEVKEEGSQLENGEAPEENENEESAGTDSGQELGSEARGLRSGTYSDRTESKAYGSVIHKCEDCGKEFTHTGNFKRHIRIHTGEKPFSCRECSKAFSDPAACKAHEKTHSPLKPYGCEECGKSYRLISLLNLHKKRHSGEARYRCEDCGKLFTTSGNLKRHQLVHSGEKPYQCDYCGRSFSDPTSKMRHLETHDTDKEHKCPHCDKKFNQVGNLKAHLKIHIADGPLKCRECGKQFTTSGNLKRHLRIHSGEKPYVCIHCQRQFADPGALQRHVRIHTGEKPCQCVMCGKAFTQASSLIAHVRQHTGEKPYVCERCGKRFVQSSQLANHIRHHDNIRPHKCSVCSKAFVNVGDLSKHIIIHTGEKPYLCDKCGRGFNRVDNLRSHVKTVHQGKAGIKILEPEEGSEVSVVTVDDMVTLATEALAATAVTQLTGPATLPAVVPVGAAVTADETEVLKAEISKAVKQVQEEDPNTHILYACDSCGDKFLDANSLAQHVRIHTAQALVMFQTDADFYQQYGPGGTWPAGQVLQAGELVFRPRDGAEGQPALAETSPTAPECPPPAE, from the exons ATGATGTGCTGGCCGTGGCCACTTTCCTCCAAATGCAGGACATCATCACGGCCTGCCATGCCCTCAAGTCACTTGCTGAGCCGGCTACCAGCCCTGGGGGAAATGCGGAGGCCTTGGCCACAGAAG GTCTGCCCTGTTCCATCTCCAGGAGGGGACAAGAGAGCCAAAGAGGAGAAGGCGGCCACCAGCACGCTGAGCAGGCTGGAGCAGGCGGGACGCAGCACACCCATAGGCCCCAGCAGGGACCTCAAGGAGGAGCGCGGCGGTCAGGCCCAGAGTGCGGCCAGCG GTGCAGAGCAGACAGAGAAAGCCGATGCGCCCCGGGAGCCGCCGCCTGTGGAGCTCAAGCCAGACCCCACGAGTGGCATGGCTGCCGCAGAAGCTGAGGCTGCTTTGTCCGAGAGCTCGGAGCAAG AAATGGAGTTGGAGCCCGCCCGGAAAGGGGAAGAGGGTGAAGAGGAGCAAGAGGAGCAAGAGGAGGAGGGCGCAGGGCCAGCTGAGGTCAAGGAGGAGGGTTCCCAGCTGGAGAACGGAGAGGCTCCCGAGGAGAACGAGAACGAGGAGTCAGCGGGCACAGACTCGGGGCAGGAGCTCGGCTCCGAGGCCCGGGGCCTGCGCTCAGGCACCTACAGCGACCGCACGGAGTCCAAGGCCTACGGCTCCGTCATCCACAAGTGCGAG GACTGTGGGAAGGAGTTCACGCACACGGGGAACTTCAAGCGGCACATCCGCATCCACACGGGGGAGAAGCCCTTCTCGTGCCGGGAGTGCAGCAAGGCCTTTTCCGACCCGGCCGCGTGCAAGGCCCATGAGAAGACGCACAG CCCTCTGAAGCCCTACGGCTGCGAGGAGTGCGGGAAGAGCTACCGCCTCATCAGCCTGCTCAACCTGCACAAGAAGCGGCACTCGGGCGAGGCGCGCTACCGCTGCGAGGACTGCGGCAAGCTCTTCACCACCTCGGGCAACCTCAAGCGCCACCAGCTGGTGCACAGCGGCGAGAAGCCCTACCAGTGCGACTACTGCGGCCGCTCCTTCTCCGACCCCACTTCCAAGATGCGCCACCTGGAGACCCACGACACGGACAAGGAGCACAAGTGCCCACACTGCGACAAGAAGTTCAACCAG GTAGGGAACCTGAAGGCCCACCTGAAGATCCACATCGCTGACGGGCCCCTCAAGTGCCGAGAGTGTGGGAAGCAGTTCACCACCTCAG GGAACCTGAAGCGGCACCTTCGGATCCACAGCGGGGAGAAGCCCTACGTGTGCATCCACTGCCAGCGACAGTTTGCAGACCCCGGCGCTCTGCAGCGGCACGTCCGCATTCACACAG GTGAGAAGCCATGCCAGTGTGTGATGTGCGGTAAGGCCTTCACCCAGGCCAGCTCCCTCATCGCCCACGTGCGCCAGCACACCGGGGAGAAGCCCTACGTCTGCGAGCGCTGCGGCAAGAg ATTCGTCCAGTCCAGCCAGTTGGCCAATCATATTCGCCACCACGACAACATCCGCCCACACAAGTGCAGCGTGTGCAGCAAGGCCTTCGTGAACGTGGGGGACCTGTCCAAGCACATCATCATTCACACTG GAGAGAAGCCTTACCTGTGTGATAAGTGTGGGCGTGGCTTCAACCGGGTAGACAACCTGCGCTCCCACGTGAAGACCGTGCACCAGGGCAAGGCAGGCATCAAGATCCTGGAGCCCGAGGAGGGCAGTGAGGTCAGCGTGGTCACTGTGGATGACATGGTCACGCTGGCCACCGAGGCACTGGCAGCGACAGCCGTCACTCAGCTCACAG GCCCTGCGACTCTGCCCGCAGTGGTGCCGGTGGGAGCTGCAGTGACAGCCGATGAGACGGAAGTCCTGAAGGCCGAGATCAGCAAAGCTGTGAAGCAAGTGCAGGAAGAAG ACCCCAACACTCACATCCTCTACGCCTGTGACTCCTGTGGGGACAAGTTTCTGGATGCCAACAGCCTGGCTCAGCACGTGCGAATCCACACAGCCCAGGCACTGGTCATGTTCCAGACAGACGCGGACTTCTATCAGCAGTATGGGCCAGGTGGCACGTGGCCTGCCGGGCAGGTGCTGCAGGCTGGGGAGCTGGTCTTCCGCCCTCGCGACGGGGCTGAGGGCCAGCCCGCACTGGCAGAGACCTCCCCTACAGCTCCTGAATGTCCCCCGCCTGCCGAGTGA
- the ZBTB17 gene encoding zinc finger and BTB domain-containing protein 17 isoform X6 yields MMCWPWPLSSKCRTSSRPAMPSSHLLSRLPALGEMRRPWPQKVCPVPSPGGDKRAKEEKAATSTLSRLEQAGRSTPIGPSRDLKEERGGQAQSAASGAEQTEKADAPREPPPVELKPDPTSGMAAAEAEAALSESSEQEMELEPARKGEEGEEEQEEQEEEGAGPAEVKEEGSQLENGEAPEENENEESAGTDSGQELGSEARGLRSGTYSDRTESKAYGSVIHKCEDCGKEFTHTGNFKRHIRIHTGEKPFSCRECSKAFSDPAACKAHEKTHSPLKPYGCEECGKSYRLISLLNLHKKRHSGEARYRCEDCGKLFTTSGNLKRHQLVHSGEKPYQCDYCGRSFSDPTSKMRHLETHDTDKEHKCPHCDKKFNQVGNLKAHLKIHIADGPLKCRECGKQFTTSGNLKRHLRIHSGEKPYVCIHCQRQFADPGALQRHVRIHTGEKPCQCVMCGKAFTQASSLIAHVRQHTGEKPYVCERCGKRFVQSSQLANHIRHHDNIRPHKCSVCSKAFVNVGDLSKHIIIHTGEKPYLCDKCGRGFNRVDNLRSHVKTVHQGKAGIKILEPEEGSEVSVVTVDDMVTLATEALAATAVTQLTVVPVGAAVTADETEVLKAEISKAVKQVQEEDPNTHILYACDSCGDKFLDANSLAQHVRIHTAQALVMFQTDADFYQQYGPGGTWPAGQVLQAGELVFRPRDGAEGQPALAETSPTAPECPPPAE; encoded by the exons ATGATGTGCTGGCCGTGGCCACTTTCCTCCAAATGCAGGACATCATCACGGCCTGCCATGCCCTCAAGTCACTTGCTGAGCCGGCTACCAGCCCTGGGGGAAATGCGGAGGCCTTGGCCACAGAAG GTCTGCCCTGTTCCATCTCCAGGAGGGGACAAGAGAGCCAAAGAGGAGAAGGCGGCCACCAGCACGCTGAGCAGGCTGGAGCAGGCGGGACGCAGCACACCCATAGGCCCCAGCAGGGACCTCAAGGAGGAGCGCGGCGGTCAGGCCCAGAGTGCGGCCAGCG GTGCAGAGCAGACAGAGAAAGCCGATGCGCCCCGGGAGCCGCCGCCTGTGGAGCTCAAGCCAGACCCCACGAGTGGCATGGCTGCCGCAGAAGCTGAGGCTGCTTTGTCCGAGAGCTCGGAGCAAG AAATGGAGTTGGAGCCCGCCCGGAAAGGGGAAGAGGGTGAAGAGGAGCAAGAGGAGCAAGAGGAGGAGGGCGCAGGGCCAGCTGAGGTCAAGGAGGAGGGTTCCCAGCTGGAGAACGGAGAGGCTCCCGAGGAGAACGAGAACGAGGAGTCAGCGGGCACAGACTCGGGGCAGGAGCTCGGCTCCGAGGCCCGGGGCCTGCGCTCAGGCACCTACAGCGACCGCACGGAGTCCAAGGCCTACGGCTCCGTCATCCACAAGTGCGAG GACTGTGGGAAGGAGTTCACGCACACGGGGAACTTCAAGCGGCACATCCGCATCCACACGGGGGAGAAGCCCTTCTCGTGCCGGGAGTGCAGCAAGGCCTTTTCCGACCCGGCCGCGTGCAAGGCCCATGAGAAGACGCACAG CCCTCTGAAGCCCTACGGCTGCGAGGAGTGCGGGAAGAGCTACCGCCTCATCAGCCTGCTCAACCTGCACAAGAAGCGGCACTCGGGCGAGGCGCGCTACCGCTGCGAGGACTGCGGCAAGCTCTTCACCACCTCGGGCAACCTCAAGCGCCACCAGCTGGTGCACAGCGGCGAGAAGCCCTACCAGTGCGACTACTGCGGCCGCTCCTTCTCCGACCCCACTTCCAAGATGCGCCACCTGGAGACCCACGACACGGACAAGGAGCACAAGTGCCCACACTGCGACAAGAAGTTCAACCAG GTAGGGAACCTGAAGGCCCACCTGAAGATCCACATCGCTGACGGGCCCCTCAAGTGCCGAGAGTGTGGGAAGCAGTTCACCACCTCAG GGAACCTGAAGCGGCACCTTCGGATCCACAGCGGGGAGAAGCCCTACGTGTGCATCCACTGCCAGCGACAGTTTGCAGACCCCGGCGCTCTGCAGCGGCACGTCCGCATTCACACAG GTGAGAAGCCATGCCAGTGTGTGATGTGCGGTAAGGCCTTCACCCAGGCCAGCTCCCTCATCGCCCACGTGCGCCAGCACACCGGGGAGAAGCCCTACGTCTGCGAGCGCTGCGGCAAGAg ATTCGTCCAGTCCAGCCAGTTGGCCAATCATATTCGCCACCACGACAACATCCGCCCACACAAGTGCAGCGTGTGCAGCAAGGCCTTCGTGAACGTGGGGGACCTGTCCAAGCACATCATCATTCACACTG GAGAGAAGCCTTACCTGTGTGATAAGTGTGGGCGTGGCTTCAACCGGGTAGACAACCTGCGCTCCCACGTGAAGACCGTGCACCAGGGCAAGGCAGGCATCAAGATCCTGGAGCCCGAGGAGGGCAGTGAGGTCAGCGTGGTCACTGTGGATGACATGGTCACGCTGGCCACCGAGGCACTGGCAGCGACAGCCGTCACTCAGCTCACAG TGGTGCCGGTGGGAGCTGCAGTGACAGCCGATGAGACGGAAGTCCTGAAGGCCGAGATCAGCAAAGCTGTGAAGCAAGTGCAGGAAGAAG ACCCCAACACTCACATCCTCTACGCCTGTGACTCCTGTGGGGACAAGTTTCTGGATGCCAACAGCCTGGCTCAGCACGTGCGAATCCACACAGCCCAGGCACTGGTCATGTTCCAGACAGACGCGGACTTCTATCAGCAGTATGGGCCAGGTGGCACGTGGCCTGCCGGGCAGGTGCTGCAGGCTGGGGAGCTGGTCTTCCGCCCTCGCGACGGGGCTGAGGGCCAGCCCGCACTGGCAGAGACCTCCCCTACAGCTCCTGAATGTCCCCCGCCTGCCGAGTGA